A stretch of the Panthera uncia isolate 11264 chromosome D1, Puncia_PCG_1.0, whole genome shotgun sequence genome encodes the following:
- the LOC125916172 gene encoding olfactory receptor 4P4-like: MGSQRNISEFILLGLSYNQNIQIFCFVFFLFCYVSILVGNLLILVSIRCSALFYQPMYYFLGHLSFMDICYTSCVTPKLIGDLLLARKTISYGNCMLQVFSLHFLGMIEIFILTVMAFDRYAAICKPLHYLLIMNRARCNLLVLAAWAGGAVHSFSQFSMIFQLPFCGPNEINHYYCDIFPLLKVACTDTYITGVLVVANSGLVALVTFVLLFGSYVVILFTLRHQSAEGRRKALSTCGSHITVVVLFFGPSIFAYLRPPTTFPEDKIFALFYTIIAPMFNPLIYTLRNTEMKSAMRKVWFQMIFLEEKHN, encoded by the coding sequence ATGGGAAGTCAGAGGAACATCTCAGAATTCATTCTTTTGGGACTTTCCTATAACCAGAACATACAAATTTTTTGCTTTGTATTCttcttgttttgttatgtttccattttggtGGGAAATCTCTTAATTCTCGTCTCCATTCGATGCAGTGCCCTTTTTTACCAGCCAATGTACTATTTCCTCGGTCACTTATCCTTTATGGACATTTGCTACACCTCCTGTGTGACACCCAAACTGATAGGTGATCTGCTGCTGGCCAGAAAAACCATCTCTTATGGTAATTGCATGTTACAGGTCTTTTCCTTACACTTTTTGGGAATGATTGAAATCTTCATCCTTACAGTCATGGCCTTTGATCGCTACGCTGCCATCTGCAAACCTCTCCACTACCTGCTTATCATGAACAGAGCAAGGTGCAATCTCCTAGTCTTGGCTGCTTGGGCTGGTGGGGCCGTccattctttttctcagttttctatgATATTCCAGTTGCCTTTCTGTGGCCCCAACGAAATCAATCACTACTATTGTGATATCTTCCCTTTGCTGAAAGTTGCTTGTACTGATACCTACATCACTGGTGTCCTTGTGGTTGCCAATTCAGGTCTGGTCGCTTTAGTGACCTTTGTTCTCTTGTTTGGGTCTTATGTTGTCATATTATTCACTTTAAGACATCAGTCGGCTGAAGGAAGACGCAAAGCCCTCTCCACCTGTGGGTCTCATATCACTGTGGTCGTCTTATTTTTTGGGCCTTCAATCTTTGCCTACCTTCGACCTCCGACCACGTTCCCCGAGGACAAGATATTCGCTCTATTTTACACCATCATCGCTCCTATGTTCAATCCCTTAATCTACACCCtgagaaatacagagatgaaaagcGCGATGAGAAAAGTTTGgtttcaaatgatatttttagaagaaaaacacaattGA